From the Musa acuminata AAA Group cultivar baxijiao chromosome BXJ3-1, Cavendish_Baxijiao_AAA, whole genome shotgun sequence genome, the window atgtaatgcttatgtatgtctatgtcttttggaatgttcatactttgactagcatgtagagggacagccgaaggcttaatagtcccattttagttcggtctgtaatggaccattttaccctttgttgtgcaactgttcagagtttgtaaagtttgtttgtaatttgcattgtctataaagtgttttttggaaatgtttgcttgtggatcctgtgtGAGACATTTTCTCTGTCCTGATCTCTtttttgtgggacctaagggatcattggaggcttcggggaggttgacctttacggacggacacgcaagggtgccgcacgacttaggcaaaaccagctaagtctatgacagCGCGGCGGTGCACCTATCTGGTATGCGTGAAGCTCTTCTGCCAACCCTACAGCTCCAAGTATGTTACGTTTCATGGACTCTACGACGTGGCATTTGTGATAAGATGATCACCCGAGCCCCACTGCCCAACACCTTGAACGAGTTCTCTGATTTGGTGAGGACCATCTTCGGCCAGATTTATGATCTCAAATATATATCTCGATTTTGTGGAGGACTGCGTCGGGGAGAGATTGGTTTGGTGGGACTATCAAGGTTATTGAACTTTGAACCCGTAGGGATCCGTCACCAAGCAGCATATGACAGTCTACTAATTGGGGCACTCTTCAACGAAATGAAGCAACGAAGGCATAACGTAGAGGACGACAGATCTGCATCGGTCCTCTATGGTATAGAGAATAGATGCGTCGAGAACAGGAGGACTCGAAGGATTGACCGCAGAGGTTGGCCTTACGCAAGACGGCAGCAACACCGCTTGGCTGCCATGGGGTTGGCGGTTTAATTTAGTACATGTACGATCTGCATGTACTAAAAGACTGTGCTCAGCAGCACGTACTACTGCTGCGGCCACCAGAAGTCGATGAGACGGCAACGATGCATACGCACCGGTGCTCGTACGCATCCGATGGATGATTACAACGAATCTTAATATGTCATCCTGAGTGTCAAGAAAATGTCCCTCGGAATGGACGATGGAGTCCACTTGACATTTTCTGATAGAGATCTGCAGCAATTTTCATTTGCATCCGTGCCAAATCGAAGACTTAATCCACGACAAGACTCGTTCTTTTACGGTATTcagaaaattaaaatgaaattgATATTCTTTCTTTAGATACTAAACGTGTGcagttgatgatcttttttttGTGTTCATTATTTactgagaaaaataagaaaaagttccTCTCTGTTTTGACTGCCTGTCTGCTTGACACTTGAGCTATTTCCCCACAGATACAAGCTAGTGAATCCTATGGTTCATGATTTATGTAACAAAACTTTCATACCGATTAAAactttctacaaaatttgaaattgaagagaactattataaaaaaaaactgaTACCGAGAAGAAATTAGACTGTCATATGCTGCTTGGTGACGGATCCCTACGGGTTCAAAGTTCAATAACCTTGATAGTCCCACCAAACCAATCTCTCCCTGACGCAGTCCTCCACAAAATCGAGATATATATTTGATATCATAAATCTGGCCGAAGATGGTCCTCACCAAATCAGAGAACTCGTTCAAGGTGTTGGGCAGTGGGGCTCGGGTGATCATCTTTATCACAAATGCCACGTCGTAGAGTCCATGAAACGTAACATACTTGGAGCTGTAGGGTTGGCAGAAGAGCTTCACGCATACCAGATAGGCGCACCGCCGCGCGTCGATGCCGTGTCGTCGGTTTTGCTGGAAGTCGTGCCCGCTCTGTGCCAACAACTCGATGGAGTCGGGAGAGGAAGCATCCACATCGGGATCGAAATCCGAAAAATTGAACTGCCAACAGCACCCTGGCCATGGGGTGTTGCCGCCTTCGTCGAACAAGGCGACGCCCAGCTGGATCAGGTGCATGTTATCCACGTTGTGCTTCACGTCATTGTATCTTTCTTCTTCGGTGGCATCGCGAGGGGTGTCGCGAATGAACCCCGGGAACTCCGTATCGATTGCCACTATCGGGTAGGAGCCACGGAGACTGAGGATGAGCTCCAAGTGCTCCACAAGGTTTGCCTTCCCCACGTTGATGGCCATGGCAAGCTGCACCACTCTCTCTGTCGCTGtcgctttctctttctctttggcTTTCGCGCTCTCTCTTCACTAGCAGTAGTGTATGTACTTTGGGGTCACCCTCTTTTATATAGACGATTTCCCGACGCATAACACAGATTTCTAACATTATTCATTGTATTCAGACGATGTTATAATGATTACTTTTTCTATTCATTTTGTATTGCCTACATTGCTATCTCCCTTTCATCACCAAAAATTGTTTGCCTAGCAATTGGTTCTACGTTCCATATTAACCTCGCTACTTCATtaattcccttcccttctctaccaAAAATATGTGTGATTCACCAACTTTCTCAGCTTATCCCTCGTTTTATTCCTCACCTACCACAATGGATTAATTTTTAGATGATTAGTTCAAGTCAACAAACTTAAATACCCTCATGTGCCTTATGTATCATATGCCCTCGGATATCTTATACCCCTTATGTGACTGGCTCAAGTTGACATGTCTTGACCCTCATATGACTCATGTGTCCAATATACCCGATCCGAGTCATTATACTCATCAAATTTCACTATCCTTGTGTGTCTCATATGATCAACAAAACCAAAATGGGTGATTCAAATTAGTATACTTATGATGCTCTCATGCCTCTCATACATTCAATACTCTCTATACATGTTATTCAAGTCAACACGCTATGATCCTATAAGCATCACATGCATGTGACACCCTCTATGGCAGTGACTCAAGATAACATACCCAAATGCCATTATGTGTTTTATGTATCTGACATTCCTATATAGGTGATTCAAGTCAGCATGCTCTAATGCTCTAATATATAGTTAACACCCTTAGATATTTGACAACCCCTATACGAGCAGTTCAAATCATCACATCTTGACATTCATGTGTCTCATGTATTCAACACCGTCAATGAGAGCAGTTTAAGTCAACAAGCCTCGTTGCCCTCATGTGTCTCATGCATTCAACAagccttgggtagttggatggagatccaatacccaatagggcatgatctatTAGGgtgaagttgacaagggacctctataaatagggaggaaccaatggttcataagctagagcattttttgttgccacctcctattctcctcaccccttctcctcttcggaTAGTAAGCCTAGAGACTTGACGAgtatcatcgcagccctactatgtggatcaccgctagagaggaagatgcgtgacctccttcaccctctcttagatatctgtagggatatacaatcttacaaggtaacataatctttcaaatatgcagttttaagtttcacagattttgcgcatcaatcttcgcacgacgatgaatatatatttgggaaattagggattttatttttaatgttcttccactatgcatgtgatgttgcccctaataTTTTCTAATAGTAGTATTAGAGCAATTGCTACTGCCCTCGCAACTGGCAGCTTGCTGTCATATGTGTGCGTGCAGCCACCTGCAACGGTGGTCAAGCTACCATGTACGTACGTGTAGCCACTTGCAACGGTAGTCATAGGCAGGTAGCACAGCACTAACGCTATGCTTACAGCAAGCGGCTGATGACCTGCTTGTAGTAGGCTTGCGGCCGACGAGGGTTGGCAGCTCACGGGCACTGCCTGCGGGTACAGCGCAACCCGTGGGCGACTCGCTTGCAGCAGCGGCACTCGCTCGCGGGTGAGTTGCCTACAAGGGCGACGCTTGCGGATGGCGGCGGTCGCCCTCTAGGGGCTGTGCCACCCGCGGGTGAGCCGCCCGTAGTGGTGCCTGCAAAGGCGCTCTCCCATATGGGGCGGCGCTGCCCGCAAGCGAACAGTCAGGGCAAAGGCGGCGCCGTTGCCCCCCCTCTTGTAGCGATTGTTGTCGACAAGGTGGTGGCAACTGTAGCATAGCAATGGAGATGGGGAGGGTTAGGTttttggcaaaagatagttttgtacCTTGGAATTATAGAAATTCCAAATTTTGTCCTtctatataaattactaaaatacccctcaaaatttagaaaatttcctacatatcccaaatttcaaaaaaatattaattaattaaaattttaattaataataataatattaatattattattattattattattattattattattattatctagtagtcctacatgatgatgtgtatatgtgatgtatgatttgtGGACGGATAATCTTGGACCGTGCGATGTGTgtatacttatgattattattattggagtctacgagcctccattttatttcttgtttattgttgggtctgcgtgcctatgattaagttgtaatcacatgaggtggCGCAACGGGAGTATGGAAGCGATAGCGGTGCCCACGAggccgagacggacgatcgcgatgcatggaaatgcgtcgagatgccgacggaaccgatgagaacgagatggatgatcacaagataTAGAGATGCAccattacacacatagatcttgatgtgagtgattaggcccactagcttaggcctgatcacattaggttgtggtccatgatcatctagtgtgattgctcatgtgatgtgtgattgcttgtacacctactatatatatatatatagtgcatgcgatgtaaatatatattaaatatgtatatgtgtgacatgtcatattaggagaccaaatcaaaataccctctcttgataatattaagtcggtaaatgtgagacaattatATTGACCCAAGTGgcattccattgttataggtatggatcgattctcgatgtatgttgagttggtcgagtccctcgaggctcacctatatcacaactcactatcttgcctataacatagatatgtcaccgatgacctgaggatattatatgcttggtcgagtcctttTAAGGTATATcaacgaatcagactcatcttgtaacgatggtgttgacttaaccaaacatcatggttggtcgagtctctcaagactatggtggttcggaggtcgaacaTTACGAGAATcgtaaggagttatgatcgaaagaagttgcctaccttttgggcttagtgtgattggtcgagtccttcgaggttacactaagacattgattggatcccgatccccactagaagtctatcagAGACTTCTGTTGGTGTCatatgactcgctagtaaaatagtggaagtagattaagataaaagtccatatcttatttgtttattttttataaaatctgcatgttatttatttttactacatctttattttcagaaaatatcgctttcaaatcccttacgtggcatacttgatgtcaaccacctcactggttcaaattatacgaattggctcagcaacttgagaattgttctcacgacggagaaaatcttgatatagtgatgcctatgcccgagcaaggggcaagcaaggatgagattgctcattacgtgaagtacataaatAAGTCCActtttgctcaatgttacatgttgggttccatgactcctgagttatagagataatatgaaaagatggatgccagattcattctcctacatgtctgcagaCTGTTTGAGGAACAGTGAAGgattcaacgatatgagatatccaaaagcctcttctgcactaggatgactgaggggacactggttcagaaccatattctatagatgattgagtggatagagaaactcataggtctatgaATGtttctagaggataacctatgtatggattttatgcttcagtccctaccagattctttttcacagttcataatgaattttaatatgaataagtttgaggtgactctccatgagctcctcaatatattgagggaggcaaagagtgttaggatcggagcggcactaagaggggggggggtgaattagtgcgacggtaaagtatgataaactttcgatgatttaaacactttcggaaacttcttaCGATAAATgcaacatttcgtttgaaaccgtttcgattgcgttttaacttgaagggatacgtaagaaggagacaaagaagtagagcatcaaagtgcaaatggtttgcagtaatataaatgacaataagtaaatgcaaaccagagaagacggtagtttatagtggttcggtcaatcgtgacctacatccactcttccgattcctcttccgtcgaggccaccggcatccactaataatcttcctttactaggcgaagatcaacctccttcttacacccctcttataacctcttacaagtggttcacccttttacaaagatttcaatgaatagaaaggaggtgaacactcaagctattgaaaacaagacttttcctaaggcttttctcaacttctagctactcaaaaggttgtgtcctctgttgagaattgaggggtatttataggccccaagaggattcaaatttgggctccaaatttgaattctcttggagttcccgatgctggcggtgccaccgcttgtcagtttctgacgttgacagtgctgggcggtgccaccgcccagcccaggcggtgccaccgcctacagtgttttcagcccactagttgggcttcaatcttggcccaaactagtccgaactcgggcccaattggcccctacttgggttataggattaatacctaatcctaaccctaattaacatgctaactatgaatttaaagacattttataagctattacaaagtccataagtcaagacttctttcggcgagcttccggcgaactttcggcggtcttccgataaactctcggaaaccattctgcggactcccggcaagctcttaaacttcacgatttgatcttggcgagttccaacgagcttcttcggcaagctccgatctctctcggcgagctccgcgaacttcccacgaacctttcggtgagcgtccaaaaaacccttcggcaagctccctactcattctcggctagtcccggcagcattcccgatgaaccttcggacttccgtcgaactctcgaactcgcaacaaatccttcgcgcgtgactccggcactttgtttcgctttatgtcttcatcgttattgtagttaatcctgcacacacaaaccaaaactcaactccgatctagacaattattacaacgcgaattgacattatgttgcccggcacgtcattggttggcgcttcgtccgattcttcggtgcatcgtcctctcttgcggcttgttgcctaatcggtggttgacctccgcaaccccgatatccttggcgtaatttcgctctccttggcccgatgcccgacgtccgaagcattcagccatccaatatcctgacgtgatctcttccggcgcaacgtcaattcctcctgcgtcaactgtctaaacctgatcgagtagacctgcatcgctcaaaatgcagtttaaatcataaacacatatcaagtggtttcatcatcaaaatacgagattcaa encodes:
- the LOC135629183 gene encoding probable CCR4-associated factor 1 homolog 11, coding for MAINVGKANLVEHLELILSLRGSYPIVAIDTEFPGFIRDTPRDATEEERYNDVKHNVDNMHLIQLGVALFDEGGNTPWPGCCWQFNFSDFDPDVDASSPDSIELLAQSGHDFQQNRRHGIDARRCAYLVCVKLFCQPYSSKYVTFHGLYDVAFVIKMITRAPLPNTLNEFSDLVRTIFGQIYDIKYISRFCGGLRQGEIGLVGLSRKF